GAAAAACGAGCAGGACGTGGGCCTGTTCGAGCGCCTGGTGTTCATGAACCAGCGCCACCGCTGAGGCGCCGCCATGGCCTGGGTCGAACCCGTCACACTCGAACGCGCGGGCCTGCGCCTCGAACCCCTGGCGCTCTCGCACGCGGCCGGCCTGGCCGCCGCTGCTGCCGACGGCCAGCTCTGGCAGCTGCGCGTAACCAGCGTGCCCGAGCCCGAGAACACCCGCGCCTACATCGAAACGGCGCTGCAGATGCACGCCGCCGGCCAGCGCCTGGCCTTTGCCGCCATCGACGCGGCCACGGGCCGGGTGCTGGGCAGCACCAGCTACCACGACATCGTGCCCGCCGTGCGCCGCCTGGAGATTGGCTACACCTGGTACGCCAAAAGCGTGCAGCGCACCCACGTCAACACCACGGCCAAGCTGCTCATGATGGGCCACGCCTTCG
This DNA window, taken from Acidovorax sp. HDW3, encodes the following:
- a CDS encoding GNAT family N-acetyltransferase: MAWVEPVTLERAGLRLEPLALSHAAGLAAAAADGQLWQLRVTSVPEPENTRAYIETALQMHAAGQRLAFAAIDAATGRVLGSTSYHDIVPAVRRLEIGYTWYAKSVQRTHVNTTAKLLMMGHAFDTLGCRIVGWRTDNFNFASQRAIERLGAKKDGVLRGHALRRDGTIRDTVMYSMSADEWPEARAQLLYLLERHTLAQ